A region of Amyelois transitella isolate CPQ chromosome 19, ilAmyTran1.1, whole genome shotgun sequence DNA encodes the following proteins:
- the LOC132902885 gene encoding thrombospondin type-1 domain-containing protein 4-like, which translates to MYTEATNNTSIVEQGVVDSSSSEFVWSSWGTWSPCSRSCGGGVAIQERQCLPRVRTPSNVTVELEPAVRVTRQTNGECLGVAKRYHECNTAPCTGGPRDLRAEQCASYDRRPFRGRFYSWVPYVDGDSPCTLNCRPLGQQFYASLALVTDGTPCTRPGFKAICVQGSCKNKYMKLR; encoded by the exons ATGTATACCGAGGCGACCAACAACACCAGTATTGTAGAAcag GGCGTGGTAGATTCTTCAAGCAGTGAATTTGTTTGGAGTTCCTGGGGCACTTGGAGTCCCTGTTCCAGGAGTTGTGGTGGTGGAGTAGCCATCCAAGAGAGGCAATGTTTGCCAAG GGTAAGAACGCCCTCGAATGTGACAGTCGAATTGGAGCCAGCTGTCAGGGTGACCAGGCAAACCAATGGCGAATGCTTGGGTGTCGCGAAGAGATACCACGAGTGCAACACTGct CCTTGCACCGGCGGCCCAAGGGATCTGAGAGCGGAACAGTGCGCCTCTTATGACAGACGACCATTTAGAGGCAGGTTCTACTCGTGGGTTCCGTATGTAGATG GTGATTCCCCATGTACCCTGAACTGTAGACCTTTGGGCCAGCAGTTCTACGCCTCCCTGGCGCTGGTCACAGACGGGACGCCGTGCACAAGACCTGGATTTAAGGCTATATGCGTTCAGGGGTCTTGTAAG AATAAGTACATGAAACTGAGATAG